From Lysobacter silvisoli, the proteins below share one genomic window:
- the rplL gene encoding 50S ribosomal protein L7/L12, whose translation MSLSNEQIVDAIAAKSLMEVMDLVKAIEEKFGVSAAAPVVAAAGPAAAAAPVEEQTEFNVILKDAGAKKVDVIKAVRAITGLGLKEAKDLTEAGGVLKEAVSKDDAAKMKKELEAAGATVEVK comes from the coding sequence ATGTCCCTGTCCAACGAACAGATCGTCGACGCCATCGCCGCCAAGTCGCTGATGGAAGTGATGGATCTCGTCAAGGCCATCGAAGAGAAGTTCGGCGTGTCCGCCGCCGCCCCGGTCGTCGCCGCTGCCGGTCCGGCCGCCGCTGCCGCCCCGGTCGAAGAGCAGACCGAGTTCAACGTCATCCTGAAGGACGCCGGCGCCAAGAAGGTCGACGTCATCAAGGCCGTCCGCGCCATCACCGGCCTGGGCCTGAAGGAAGCCAAGGACCTCACCGAGGCCGGTGGCGTCCTGAAGGAAGCCGTGTCGAAGGACGACGCCGCGAAGATGAAGAAGGAACTCGAGGCCGCTGGCGCGACCGTCGAAGTGAAGTAA
- the nusG gene encoding transcription termination/antitermination protein NusG — translation MTEVNKRWYVVHAYSGFEKSVAQALRDRIVRFEMQDRFGDVLVPTEEVVEMRSGQKRRSERKFFPGYVLVQIATHDEAGIPRIDSESWHLIKETPKVLGFIGGTADRPLPIQDREADMILQRVQEGVEKPKPKVLFEPGEMVRVIDGPFVDFNGVVEEINYEKSRLRVAVLIFGRSTPVELEFGQVEKA, via the coding sequence ATGACGGAAGTCAACAAGCGCTGGTACGTGGTCCACGCCTACTCCGGCTTCGAGAAGTCGGTGGCGCAGGCGCTGCGCGATCGTATCGTGCGTTTCGAAATGCAGGACCGCTTCGGCGACGTGCTGGTCCCGACCGAAGAAGTGGTGGAAATGCGTTCCGGCCAGAAGCGTCGTTCCGAGCGCAAGTTCTTCCCGGGCTACGTGCTGGTGCAGATCGCCACCCACGATGAAGCCGGTATCCCGCGCATCGACAGCGAAAGCTGGCACCTGATCAAGGAAACCCCGAAGGTCCTGGGCTTCATCGGCGGCACCGCCGACCGTCCCCTGCCCATTCAGGATCGCGAAGCGGACATGATCCTGCAGCGCGTTCAGGAAGGCGTGGAGAAGCCCAAGCCCAAGGTCCTGTTCGAGCCGGGCGAAATGGTCCGGGTCATCGACGGCCCGTTCGTGGACTTCAACGGCGTGGTCGAGGAAATCAACTACGAGAAGAGCCGCCTGCGCGTGGCGGTGCTGATCTTCGGCCGCTCGACCCCGGTCGAGCTGGAGTTCGGGCAGGTCGAGAAGGCCTGA
- the secE gene encoding preprotein translocase subunit SecE, producing MNSKVEQHDSASAGDLAKYVVAVLLVGAGVFAFYWFSDWATPLRALAVVAGLVAAAALFMTSAKGHQTREFLSESRFELRKVVWPTRQEAMRTTWVVMIAVTIISLILAAFDLGIGALIEFILRR from the coding sequence ATGAACAGCAAGGTCGAACAACACGATTCCGCTTCCGCCGGGGACTTGGCCAAGTACGTCGTCGCGGTGCTCCTGGTCGGTGCCGGCGTGTTCGCCTTCTACTGGTTCAGCGACTGGGCCACGCCGCTGCGCGCGCTGGCCGTCGTCGCCGGCCTGGTTGCGGCCGCCGCGCTGTTCATGACCAGCGCCAAGGGTCACCAGACCCGCGAATTCCTGTCCGAATCGCGCTTCGAGCTGCGCAAGGTGGTCTGGCCGACCCGCCAGGAAGCCATGCGCACCACCTGGGTAGTGATGATCGCCGTGACGATCATCAGCCTGATCCTGGCCGCCTTCGATCTGGGCATCGGCGCCCTGATCGAGTTCATCCTGAGGCGTTGA
- the tuf gene encoding elongation factor Tu yields MAKGKFERTKPHVNVGTIGHVDHGKTTLTAALTKVGAERFGGEFKAYDAIDAAPEEKARGITISTAHVEYESPNRHYAHVDCPGHADYVKNMITGAAQMDGAILVCSAADGPMPQTREHILLSRQVGVPYIVVFLNKADMVDDAELLELVEMEVRELLSKYDFPGDDTPIIKGSARLALEGDQSEIGVPAIIQLVEALDTFIPEPQRDVDKPFLMPVEDVFSISGRGTVVTGRIERGIIKVGDEIEIVGIRPTQKTTVTGVEMFRKLLDQGQAGDNAGLLLRGTKRDDVERGQVLCKPGSITPHTEFEAEVYVLSKDEGGRHTPFFKGYRPQFYFRTTDITGAVTLPEGVEMVMPGDNIKMVVSLINPVAMDEGLRFAIREGGRTVGAGVVAKIIK; encoded by the coding sequence ATGGCCAAGGGTAAATTCGAGCGCACCAAGCCGCACGTGAACGTGGGCACCATCGGTCACGTCGACCACGGCAAGACCACGCTGACGGCCGCTCTGACCAAGGTCGGCGCCGAGCGTTTCGGTGGCGAGTTCAAGGCATACGACGCGATCGACGCGGCGCCGGAAGAGAAGGCGCGCGGCATCACGATCTCGACGGCGCACGTGGAATACGAAAGCCCGAACCGTCACTACGCGCACGTGGACTGCCCGGGCCACGCCGACTACGTGAAGAACATGATCACGGGTGCGGCGCAGATGGACGGCGCGATCCTGGTGTGCTCGGCCGCTGACGGTCCGATGCCGCAGACCCGCGAGCACATCCTGCTGTCGCGTCAGGTCGGCGTGCCGTACATCGTCGTGTTCCTGAACAAGGCCGACATGGTGGACGACGCCGAGCTGCTCGAGCTGGTGGAGATGGAAGTGCGCGAGCTGCTGTCGAAGTACGACTTCCCGGGCGACGACACCCCGATCATCAAGGGCTCGGCCCGTCTGGCGCTGGAAGGCGACCAGTCGGAGATCGGCGTGCCGGCGATCATCCAGCTGGTGGAAGCGCTGGACACGTTCATCCCGGAGCCGCAGCGCGACGTGGATAAGCCGTTCCTGATGCCGGTGGAAGACGTGTTCTCGATCTCGGGCCGCGGCACCGTGGTGACCGGCCGTATCGAGCGCGGCATCATCAAGGTGGGCGACGAAATCGAAATCGTCGGTATCCGTCCGACCCAGAAGACGACGGTCACCGGCGTGGAAATGTTCCGCAAGCTGCTGGACCAGGGTCAGGCGGGCGACAACGCCGGTCTGCTGCTGCGCGGCACCAAGCGCGACGACGTGGAGCGCGGCCAGGTGCTGTGCAAGCCGGGTTCGATCACCCCGCACACCGAGTTCGAGGCCGAGGTGTACGTGCTGTCGAAGGACGAGGGCGGCCGTCACACCCCGTTCTTCAAGGGCTACCGTCCGCAGTTCTACTTCCGCACCACGGACATCACCGGTGCGGTGACGCTGCCGGAAGGCGTGGAAATGGTCATGCCGGGCGACAACATCAAGATGGTGGTGAGCCTGATCAACCCGGTGGCGATGGACGAAGGCCTGCGTTTCGCGATCCGCGAAGGCGGCCGCACCGTCGGCGCCGGCGTGGTGGCGAAGATCATCAAGTGA
- the rplJ gene encoding 50S ribosomal protein L10 — MALNLSQKQEVVAELAEVAAKAHSLVAVEYAGTTVGQMTAMRKKARETGVYLKVVKNTLASRAVAGTEFEVVKDALTGPLLYAFSLEEPGAAGRLIKEAAKANDKLKPKLVSVEGKLLPASHVDVLASLPTREQALAMLARVLAEPASMFARAVKAVADKQGGGEEAAPAESAEASAEATEA, encoded by the coding sequence ATGGCTCTTAATCTGTCTCAGAAGCAAGAAGTAGTCGCCGAGCTGGCAGAAGTCGCCGCCAAGGCCCACTCCTTGGTCGCAGTCGAGTACGCGGGCACCACCGTCGGTCAGATGACCGCGATGCGCAAGAAGGCCCGCGAGACCGGCGTGTACTTGAAGGTTGTCAAGAACACGCTGGCGTCGCGCGCCGTGGCCGGTACCGAGTTCGAGGTCGTCAAGGACGCCCTGACCGGTCCGCTGCTGTACGCGTTCTCGCTCGAGGAACCCGGCGCTGCCGGTCGCCTGATCAAGGAAGCCGCCAAGGCTAACGACAAGCTCAAGCCCAAGCTGGTGTCCGTGGAAGGCAAGCTGCTGCCGGCGTCGCACGTCGACGTGCTGGCCTCGCTGCCGACCCGCGAACAGGCCCTGGCCATGCTGGCCCGCGTCCTCGCCGAACCCGCCTCGATGTTCGCCCGCGCCGTCAAGGCCGTGGCCGACAAGCAGGGCGGCGGCGAAGAAGCCGCTCCGGCCGAATCGGCCGAGGCGTCCGCCGAAGCCACCGAAGCCTAA
- the rplA gene encoding 50S ribosomal protein L1 produces MAISKREKAIKAAVVPGKAYAFEEAIKIVKTSTKAKFVESVDVAVRLGVDAKKSDQQVRGSTVLPAGTGKSVRVAVFAPAGAKADEALAAGAEAVGMDDLAEKMQAGDLNYDVVIATPDAMRVVGKLGQVLGPRGLMPNPKVGTVSPNPAEAVKNAKGGQVRYRTDKAGIIHCTIGKVSFEDGSLKDNLQALLLDLIKAKPSTAKGQYLQKISISSTMGAGVTVDQTSLTLK; encoded by the coding sequence ATGGCGATCAGCAAGCGTGAGAAGGCCATCAAGGCCGCCGTGGTTCCGGGCAAGGCCTACGCCTTCGAGGAAGCCATCAAGATCGTGAAGACCTCGACCAAGGCCAAGTTCGTCGAGTCCGTCGACGTCGCGGTGCGCCTGGGCGTGGACGCGAAGAAGTCCGACCAGCAGGTGCGCGGTTCGACCGTGCTGCCGGCCGGCACCGGCAAGAGCGTGCGCGTGGCGGTGTTCGCCCCCGCGGGCGCCAAGGCCGACGAAGCCCTGGCCGCTGGCGCCGAGGCCGTGGGTATGGACGACCTGGCCGAGAAGATGCAGGCCGGCGACCTGAACTACGACGTCGTCATCGCCACCCCGGACGCCATGCGCGTGGTCGGTAAGCTCGGTCAGGTGCTGGGCCCGCGCGGCTTGATGCCGAACCCGAAGGTCGGCACCGTGTCGCCGAACCCGGCCGAGGCGGTCAAGAACGCCAAGGGCGGCCAGGTGCGTTACCGCACCGATAAGGCCGGCATCATCCACTGCACCATCGGCAAGGTGTCCTTCGAGGACGGCTCGCTGAAGGACAACCTGCAGGCGCTGCTGCTGGACCTGATCAAGGCCAAGCCGTCGACCGCCAAGGGTCAGTACCTGCAGAAGATCTCGATCAGCTCGACCATGGGCGCCGGCGTCACCGTCGACCAGACCTCGCTGACGCTGAAGTGA
- the ychF gene encoding redox-regulated ATPase YchF: MGIKCGIVGLPNVGKSTLFNALTKAGIAAANFPFCTIEPNVGVVPVPDPRLNALAEIVKPQKLIPTAVEFVDIAGLVAGAASGEGLGNKFLAHIREVDAITHVVRCFDHPDVIHVANRVDPIADIETIDTELALADLESVDKALQRAERSAKTGDKDAKARVEVLARVRAALDDGKPVRGLGLSEDEVAAIRDLFLLTLKPVMYVANVLEDGFENNPHLDAVRARAVGEGAQVVPVSAAIEEELSQLDDADRDAFLTDLGLAEPGLNRVIRAAYTLLGLQTYFTAGVKEVRAWTVRAGATAPQAAAVIHTDFEKGFIRAETIGYDDYIKYKGEAGARDAGRLRLEGKEYRVQEGDVLHFRFNV, encoded by the coding sequence ATGGGCATCAAATGCGGCATCGTCGGCCTGCCTAACGTCGGCAAGTCGACCCTCTTCAACGCCCTGACCAAGGCGGGCATCGCCGCGGCCAACTTCCCGTTCTGCACCATCGAGCCCAACGTGGGCGTGGTGCCGGTGCCGGATCCGCGCCTGAATGCGCTGGCCGAGATCGTCAAGCCGCAGAAGCTGATCCCGACCGCGGTCGAGTTCGTCGACATCGCCGGCCTGGTCGCCGGCGCCGCCAGCGGCGAAGGCCTGGGCAACAAGTTCCTGGCCCACATCCGCGAGGTCGACGCGATCACCCACGTGGTGCGCTGCTTCGACCACCCGGACGTGATCCACGTGGCCAACCGCGTCGACCCCATCGCCGACATCGAGACCATCGACACCGAACTGGCCCTGGCCGACCTGGAATCGGTGGACAAGGCCCTGCAGCGCGCCGAGCGCAGCGCCAAGACCGGCGACAAGGACGCCAAGGCCCGGGTCGAGGTGCTGGCCCGCGTGCGCGCGGCCCTGGACGACGGCAAGCCGGTGCGCGGCCTGGGCCTGAGCGAGGACGAAGTGGCCGCGATCCGCGACCTGTTCCTGCTCACCCTCAAGCCGGTCATGTACGTGGCCAACGTGCTCGAGGACGGTTTCGAGAACAATCCGCACCTGGACGCCGTGCGCGCCCGCGCGGTGGGCGAGGGCGCCCAGGTGGTGCCGGTCTCGGCCGCGATCGAAGAGGAGCTGAGCCAGCTCGACGATGCCGACCGCGACGCCTTCCTCACCGATCTGGGCCTGGCCGAGCCGGGTCTGAACCGGGTCATCCGCGCCGCCTACACCTTGCTGGGCCTGCAGACCTACTTCACCGCCGGCGTCAAGGAAGTGCGTGCCTGGACCGTCCGCGCCGGCGCCACCGCGCCGCAGGCCGCGGCGGTGATCCACACCGATTTCGAAAAGGGCTTCATCCGCGCCGAGACCATCGGTTACGACGACTACATCAAGTACAAGGGCGAAGCCGGCGCCCGCGACGCCGGCCGCCTGCGCCTGGAAGGCAAGGAATACCGCGTCCAGGAAGGCGACGTGCTGCACTTCCGCTTCAACGTCTGA
- the rplK gene encoding 50S ribosomal protein L11 has translation MAKKVVGYIKLQVKAGQANPSPPVGPALGQRGLNIMEFCKAFNAATSKLEPGLPTPVIITAYSDRTFTFVTKSTPASVLLKKAAGISSGSKRPNTEKVGKVTRKQLEDIAKAKEADLTAADLDAAVKTIAGSARSMGLVVEG, from the coding sequence ATGGCTAAGAAAGTAGTTGGTTACATCAAGCTGCAGGTGAAGGCCGGTCAGGCCAACCCGTCGCCGCCGGTGGGCCCCGCCCTCGGTCAGCGCGGCCTGAACATCATGGAGTTCTGCAAGGCGTTCAACGCCGCGACCTCCAAGCTGGAGCCGGGTCTGCCGACCCCGGTGATCATCACCGCGTACTCCGACCGTACCTTCACCTTCGTCACCAAGAGCACCCCCGCTTCGGTGCTGCTGAAGAAGGCCGCCGGCATCAGCTCGGGCTCCAAGCGCCCGAACACCGAGAAGGTCGGCAAGGTCACCCGCAAGCAGCTCGAGGACATCGCCAAGGCGAAGGAAGCCGACCTGACGGCGGCCGACCTGGACGCCGCGGTGAAGACGATCGCGGGCTCGGCCCGCAGCATGGGTTTGGTGGTGGAGGGCTAA